A window of the Lactuca sativa cultivar Salinas chromosome 7, Lsat_Salinas_v11, whole genome shotgun sequence genome harbors these coding sequences:
- the LOC128127406 gene encoding uncharacterized protein LOC128127406 has product MSLANYSNMNSVSIANSLGSGSRAPILIPEEYNSWVGRMNLHLNAINEDVWKCVEGTYVTPENMATLATNQATQVEITKKLELQAKKELVSGIPHSILSQMDDIILLTANQIWENLKNRFCGNKRIIGNKRTSVLNEFDNFKMLSSETIHDAHDRFNLIMGNPAIHTESLYNLYGELQSYESSIDPPTIAAFGGPLALVSTTSQNQTPFNDQNFNHFNQTTSFQNQAFQSDSNDEADYQQLFQQNHSQPSQQAQTQTPERLPIKSQKDDSDEEVIICHNCKGTNHYARECRAKNKTKIKDSAYYAQRADELKKLENQEKQRALMAIHEPSVEYWPTSDDEAEHEPTQSNFCFVAGVEIPSRAPNVIEQLTDSLKQINSLETENKRLIWNMDSIKVARKLSDDIFTKANTLGTGKIDTNYRPGIGRESFEIEQAKQKNMTNCENSESTLHNLFTSVNEEDSDDETVINCSPDDTAFSVSKKSFKRVVNSETDSASSLTHQIKNTDGTTKLKNFLNGENSSYKDGSTSIPTAFPTMTSSIVGKTSLGQKYSKKQQTSKKSIQVTKTPLIKPNLFEKQPKKPNVIPHKQVLNAGEPNDDTWYIDSGCSKHMTGNRNYLRDFKPIQTNQDVTFGNNMKAKIKGYGNITNGNFTIKKVAFVDDLKHNLISVSQLCDNNLEVLFTKQRSLIMDAKTKDVIVDSDRAGNMYPLDMDLIYGKPDICLLSKAPADISWLWHRRLSHLNFGYINKLIGDDLVRGLPLLKLDNETLCAACEKGKLSKSTHKSISESSVSEPLELLHIDLCGPAKTQTIQGKKYILVVVDGFSRFTWVFFLRLKSEAPEEMINFIKQIELKLKRPVRRIRSDNAAYRVLNKRTRVIEESTDVHFDEFYVRKLDREHFGSKMIENIFQNPIQQTPSPDIDIEIDLDLLFEQPKTAYNSELLTTLIDPTGTPSEVIPQTNQNDANQFEGEPPTHTSSLEQTPNPPLNTRTPNSQNNPDASFMGEPSNLFQDETPGEEQWDTETPIIIAEENRLIKWTRNHPTDQIIGDPNIGIQTRGASTNECLFGAFLSTTEPKTIHSAIKDPDWVKAMQEELAEFERNDVQDGYTETRLTIKESFVETRHVL; this is encoded by the exons ATGTCTTTGGCAAATTACTCCAACATGAACTCTGTCTCCATTGCAAATAGCTTAGGATCTGGTTCACGGGCACCCATACTTATTCCTGAAGAGTATAATTCGTGGGTTGGCCGTATGAATCTTCATCTTAATGCTATAAATGAAGATGTCTGGAAGTGTGTAGAAGGAACATATGTTACTCCAGAAAATATGGCTACTCTTGCTACAAATCAAGCCACTCAAGTTGAAATTACAAAAAAGTTGGAACTCCAAGCCAAAAAGGAACTTGTTTCTGGAATACCTCACAGTATTCTAAGTCAAATGGATGACATTATACTGTTAACCGCAAATCAAATTTGGGAGAATTTGAAAAATCGTTTTTGTGGAAATAAAAGAATCATCGGAAACAAAAGAACATCTGTTTTGAATGAATTTGATAATTTCAAAATGCTTTCATCAGAAACCATCCATGATGCTCATGATAGGttcaatttgattatg GGAAATCCAGCTATTCATACCGAATCTTTGTACAATTTGTATGGAGAActtcaatcgtatgaatcctcgATTGACCCACCAACCATTGCAGCTTTTGGAGGACCACTTGCACTTGTGTCCACAACTTCTCAAAACCAAACACCTTTCAATGATCAAAACTTTAATCATTTTAATCAGACTACATCTTTTCAAAACCAAGCCTTCCAGTCTGATTCAAATGATGAAGCAGATTATCAACAACT ATTCCAACAAAACCATTCTCAACCTTCCcaacaagcccaaactcaaaCACCTGAAAGACTTCCGATTAAAAGTCAAAAGGATGATAGTGATGAAGAAGTGATCATTTGTCACAACTGcaaaggaacaaatcactatgccaGAGAATGTCGagccaaaaacaaaaccaaaatcaaagactCAGCATACTATGCTCAAAGAGCCGATGAATTGAAGAAACTGGAAAACCAAGAAAAGCAAAGAGCATTGATGGCAATCCATGAACCAAGTGTGGAATACTGGCCAACTTCTGATGACGAAGCTGAACACGAACCAACACAATCAAACTTCTGCTTCGTAGCTGGTGTTGAAATACCTTCAAGAGCTCCAAACGTCATAGAACAG cTGACTGATTCTTTAAAACAAATCAATTCTCTTGAAACCGAGAATAAAAGACTGATATGGAATATGGATTCTATCAAAGTTGCCAGAAAACTAAGTGATGATATTTTCACCAAGGCAAACACCTTGGGAACTGGCAAAATTGATACGAATTATAGACCAGGAATTGGAAGAGAATCCTTTGAAATTGAACAAGCAAAACAGAAAAACATGACGAATTGTGAAAACTCTGAATCTACTCTACATAATCTTTTCACATCTGTTAATGAGGAAGATTCAGATGACGAAACAGTTATCAACTGTAGTCCAGATGATACTGCTTTCAGTGTTTCCAAAAAGTCTTTCAAAAGAGTTGTAAATTCTGAAACAGACTCTGCAAGTTCTTTAACTCACCAAATCAAAAATACTGATGGAACCACTAAACTCAAAAACTTTTTGAATGGAGAAAATTCCTCTTATAAGGATGGTAGTACTTCTATACCAACTGCTTTTCCTACAATGACTTCATCAATTGTTGGAAAAACTAGTCTGGGACAAAAatactccaagaaacaacaaacaagcaAAAAATCCATTCAAGTCACCAAAACCCCACTAATCAAACCAAACCTTTTTGAAAAACAACCAAAGAAACCAAACGTCATACCTCATAAACAG GTACTTAATGCTGGAGAACCCAATGATGAtacatggtatattgatagtggctgctccaaGCATATGACAGGAAACCGGAACTACTTACGTGACTTCAAACCTATACAAACCAATCAAGATGTTACCTTCGGCAACAACATGAAAGCAAAAATCAAAGGTTATGGAAACATAACAAATGGTAATTTTACCATAAAGAAAGTTGCCTTCGTCGATGACCtgaaacacaacctcatcagtgtttctcAACTGTGTGATAACAATCTTGAAGTTCTTTTCACCAAACAACGAAGCTTAATCATGGACGCCAAAACCAAAGATGTTATAGTTGATTCTGACCGTGCCGGAAATATGTATCCACTTGACATGGATCTTATCTATGGTAAACCCGATATATGTCTGCTATCTAAAGCCCCAGCAGatattagttggttatggcaccgccgCCTTTCCCATCTAAACTTTGGGTACATCAACAAATTAATCGGCGATGATCTTGTTCGAGGGCTACCACTTCTGAAGCTTGATAACGAAACTCTTTGTGCCGCATGTGAAAAAGGAAAACTTTCCAAATCCACTCACAAAAGCATCTCAGAATCTAGTGTGTCCGAACCACTAGAGTTGTTGCACATAGACCTTTGTGGCCCTGCCAAAACCCAAACCATTCAAGGGaagaagtacattcttgttgtcgttgatggttTCTCGCGCTTTACTTGGGTCTTTTTCTTAAGACTAAAATCAGAAgcacctgaagagatgatcaacttcatcaaacaaATCGAGCTGAAGTTGAAACGACCTGTTCgaagaatccgaagtgataatg CTGCTTATCGAGTACTGAATAAACGTACTAGAGTAATTGAAGAAAGTACCGATGTTCATTTCGATGAATTTTATGTTAGGAAATTGGATCGTGAACATTTTGGTTCAAAAatgattgaaaatatttttcaaaatccaattCAACAAACACCTTCTCCTGACATAGACATTGAAATCGATCTTGATTTGCTTTTTGAACAACCAAAAACCGCTTACAATTCTGAACTTCTAACTACTTTAATTGACCCTACAGGAACACCCAGTGAAGTAATTCCACAAACAAACCAAAATGATGCAAATCAATTCGAGGGGGAACCACCAACACATACTTCCTCTTTGGAACAAACACCAAATCCTCCTTTAAACACCCGAACCCCAAATAGCCAAAACAATCCCGATGCATCATTTATGGGGGAACCTTCAAACCTATTCCAAGATGAAACGCCCGGAGAAGAACAATGGGATACTGAAACTCCAATTATTATAGCGGAAGAGAATCGCTTAATAAAGTGGACCAGAAATCATCCAACAGACCAAATCATCGGAGATCCCAACATAGGCATTCAGACTAGAGGCGCATCCACAAATGAATGTTTATTTGGAGCCTTCTTATCCACGACCGAACCCAAAACCATACATTCTGCTATAAAAGATCCAGATTGGGTAAAAGCTATGCAAGAAGAGCTagcagaatttgaaagaaacgac GTTCAAGATGGGTATACAGAAACAAGACTGACGATCAAGGAATCATTTGTCGAAACAAGGCACGTCTTGTAG